The Nitrospirae bacterium YQR-1 region AAAATGCCGCTCTGTCATACATAAGATATCTTGGGAAAATTTTCTGGCCTTCCAATTTCTCAATTTTTTATCCATATGTTATATCTAAATCCGTTGTGCCTGCCATTTGCGCAGCCTGTGTTGTTATATTCATAACAGTATTTTCAATCATAAAAAGACAAAGCTACCCGTGGTTGTTCACAGGCTGGCTCTGGTTTACGGTAACCCTCATACCTGTAATTCAAATAGTGCAGACCGGATGGGCATCCATGGCGGACAGATACGCATATGTCCCCCAAATCGGTATATTCATCACCCTGTCATGGTCTCTTACTGTAGTTTTGGAGGAGAGAATATTTTTACAAAAACTATCTGTTTTAGTATTTGCAGCAATACTTTGCTTTTTGTACATTACCACATCCATGCAGTTAAAACACTGGAAAGATTCCGAGAGTCTTTACTTGCACGCAATGCAGGTAACAGATAATAACTATGTAGCCTATGGAGAGTACGGACTTTGTCTTATGAATAAGGGTAAAGTGAAGGAATCAATCCCGTATTTTATGAGAGCTCTGGAAATACTGCCCGGTAGTCCCACGCTAAATTACTATACATGGAAGGCATACATTACCAGCGGCAACGTGAAGGAGGCCTCAGGATATTTTTTAAAGGCATCCCCGCTGATAAGAGTGGAAAACACACCTTCAATAGCAAAAATGCTTGGAATTTCCCTGCTAAAGAATAAAAAATACGGCGATGCATATGCAAGCTTTTTAGAGGCGCTTAGATTTGCCCCTGCAGATACCGGCATCTATGAGGGACTTGCACAGGCACTTATCGGCCTTAACAATCCAACAGAGGCGCTTTTGTATATTGAACAGGGATTACAACTGAAACATGATGCCCCTGTACTTTTAAAACTCAGAGGTGAAATATCCGAAACGATGCTGAGTGAGACAAAAAAGTGATAAGGAAGTTTCCACTTTATTTAAAAATAATGAGACCCAAACATTGGGTAAAAAACCTCTTTCTGCTTTCAGCTCCATTTTTTGGAGGTGTGATATTTATAAAACAAAATATACCGGTAAGCATACTGTCACTGATTAGCTTTTCATTTGCCTCAAGTGCCATGTACATCTTTAATGACCTGAGAGACTGCAAGGCTGACACTCTGCATCCGCAGAAGGCACAACGCCCCCTTGCCTCAGGGGGTATATCTAAATCTGAGGCGGCATGGTTAATTGCAGGGCTAACCATTATGTCGGTTGTATGTTCCTTGTTTTTAAATAACGGCGTTACAGTGTGTCTTTGCCTGTATTTGATACTACAGTTTGGCTATAGCATGTACTTTAAACATATAGCCGTGCTGGATTTATTTTTTATAGCATCGGGATTTGTGCTAAGGGTGTTTGCAGGTGGAGCTGCATATAATGTGGAAATATCCAAATGGTTGTTTCTAACAATGTTTATGGTTTCTCTGACGCTTGCCGCCGGCAAACGCATTGCCGAGACGGCGTTTCTGGAGCTGGATGCGGCAAAGCACAGAAGGGTTCTGAGCCTCTACCCCTCAGGGCTGCTTAATGAGGTGCTTATAATAACCTCCTCCTCCGCCCTTATATGTTATATGCTTTATACGATAGAGCAGCAGAGCAGGCTTGTGTTTACAGTTCCGGTGGTAACATTCGGCCTTATCAGATACATGGCTCTGTCAAAGGTTAATCAGGGAGACCCTACTGATGCGCTTGCTCATGATCCCCAGTTGGCGGTAACCGTTGTTGTATGGCTGGCACTTGTTGCACTATTTAGATATGGGGGGCTTTCTTAGGTTGCTTAGTCCTTTGACATGACAGCAAGCATAGGGTGTGTATTATGAAAATATGTTTTTTTAGACATTCATTGTTAAGCCGCGGCGGGGATAAGATGGTAGTGGAGTACGCAAACTATCTTCACGCCGCAGGGCATGATGTAACAATATATGCAAACGTGGTTAAAACCGTCTTTGATGTTAAGGCCAAAATAAAAGTTATATCATTGTTTAAGGGGAAATGGGCAAGCCTGATTAGGGCTGTGACTCTTGCCGGAGATTTTGACGTTATCATAACGGATATCATAGTTATGGCTGCGCTATGTTCAATAAATAACAGGGGGAAGGTATTGTATTTTGCTCAGGACTATGATGAGTCCTACTATGCAGGCTCTTTGATGAAATCCTTGATACGAGCATTGTATTTTCTGTGTTTGAGAATTTGGAGGGTACCGTCTGTGGCGGTTTCCGAACATTTAGGCACACTGCTTAGGCGGCGCTTTAAGGCGGCTGTCAGAGTTGTAACTAACGGTGTTGATGATGAGATGTTTTACCCTGATGCCGGCAGTGGATACCTTCAGTTAAAGGGCGCTGCTAAGGTTGTTTTAGTGTTGGCACGGAGTGATTACAGAAAGGGATTTGATGTGGCTCTGAAGGTGCTGAAACGTTTTGCTGAGGAGATTGAAGCTGATAAGATTAAAGTATGGGCTGTGGGGGAGAGGGTGGAGTCAGGGATTAAGATGCA contains the following coding sequences:
- a CDS encoding UbiA family prenyltransferase, which translates into the protein MIFIKQNIPVSILSLISFSFASSAMYIFNDLRDCKADTLHPQKAQRPLASGGISKSEAAWLIAGLTIMSVVCSLFLNNGVTVCLCLYLILQFGYSMYFKHIAVLDLFFIASGFVLRVFAGGAAYNVEISKWLFLTMFMVSLTLAAGKRIAETAFLELDAAKHRRVLSLYPSGLLNEVLIITSSSALICYMLYTIEQQSRLVFTVPVVTFGLIRYMALSKVNQGDPTDALAHDPQLAVTVVVWLALVALFRYGGLS
- a CDS encoding glycosyltransferase family 4 protein; protein product: MKICFFRHSLLSRGGDKMVVEYANYLHAAGHDVTIYANVVKTVFDVKAKIKVISLFKGKWASLIRAVTLAGDFDVIITDIIVMAALCSINNRGKVLYFAQDYDESYYAGSLMKSLIRALYFLCLRIWRVPSVAVSEHLGTLLRRRFKAAVRVVTNGVDDEMFYPDAGSGYLQLKGAAKVVLVLARSDYRKGFDVALKVLKRFAEEIEADKIKVWAVGERVESGIKMHNFGYVPPRLMQKIMSTADVLLYPTRHEGLPLFVLEAMACGLGVVATEASTILTNMKDSLVCPVEGVDCLYEGLKKLIIDDNLRETLRAGANNTVKKYSLKNSKKGFENALLEIFNG